The Chrysemys picta bellii isolate R12L10 chromosome 12, ASM1138683v2, whole genome shotgun sequence genome has a segment encoding these proteins:
- the PPP1R18 gene encoding phostensin: protein MASAPAPALPEWKLQLLERKRKEEEEARRREREQQDRMAKMPAWKREIIERRRAKQGSGTSFSDPEGGGGGAGPPLAVAGPPGPEMGQKESTVLQEKIGPVHQNPFIQLEKRRKETAVPEAEAASAKAKQLMELYSQRPGVRTLRADNVIIIESVPGAAPLGAERQGEAKSGSVESLNELLARRGGSVTEIRAGEVFIVKSALSRSVEDLNSFGQSRGEADCRPGLPEQRRGRVSKLLSRFGQEDPPPRPLRSLSTENLADGSYERPLAARKPPGSAQHRSGTPSPPRDLPGLTPSPPPFTVASYRSQFKARSEAWPESPPRRSPTGKAWGREAASPERGARHDGGSPGTLVPGPRSREANSPDRGAWHSGSTLAVVPGPQGTEAASPETGTRGDGSAMAPGPRGREAASPERGARPGGGALAVGPGLQAREAASLETGDRPGGSALVVGPGLQAREAASPERGARLGGSALALGLGLQAREATSPERRDGGGGGSGAVIPGLLGRDVTSLDRGGRGDNGDASASGLPVDTILDAEAQAKAVASLRLHSRNSFVVVPRRAAASPPPDPGEARQEISTSPPKAAAAPASTSSSSSPSREQLPLPASAEEPAEGEAMRRGGRGPRELGGPSALPHPAVQRRSGNTITINPRKAPVPAVENGVEGEGGPTAPEKAAGAPLKKRYPTAEEIQVIGGYLSLSKSCLAKNDPHRKKLKISFSESQLERTFQYPSEGSLLEEFGPPEELDAPACANPHGEDDEEEEELLLLHRGLPGVLRTKSLIVDESCRR, encoded by the coding sequence ATGGCGTCGGCTCCGGCGCCAGCCCTGCCGGAGTGGaagctgcagctgctggagaggaagcggaaggaagaggaagaggcgcGGCGCAGAGAGCGGGAGCAGCAGGACCGCATGGCCAAGATGCCAGCCTGGAAGCGGGAGATCATCGAACGCCGCCGTGCCAAGCAGGGCTCCGGGACCTCCTTCTCGGACCCGGAGGGCGGTGGCGGTGGAGCAGGGCCCCCCTTGGCTGTGGCGGGGCCGCCCGGACCCGAGATGGGCCAGAAGGAGAGCACCGTGCTGCAGGAGAAGATTGGCCCAGTGCACCAGAACCCCTTCATCCAGCTGGAGAAAAGGCGCAAGGAGACAGCAGTGCCGGAGGCCGAGGCAGCCAGCGCCAAGGCCAAGCAGTTGATGGAGCTGTACAGCCAGCGCCCTGGGGTGAGGACCCTACGGGCCGACAACGTCATCATCATTGAGTCGGTGCCGGGAGCAGCGCCACTGGGGGCCGAGCGGCAGGGGGAGGCCAAATCCGGCAGCGTGGAATCCCTGAACGAGCTGCTGGCCCGGCGCGGCGGGAGCGTGACCGAGATCCGGGCCGGCGAAGTCTTCATCGTCAAATCGGCCCTCAGCCGCAGCGTGGAAGACCTCAACTCCTTTGGCCAAAGCCGCGGCGAGGCCGATTGCCGGCCGGGGCTCCCGGAGCAACGCCGCGGGCGTGTCAGCAAGCTGCTAAGCCGCTTCGGCCAGGAGGACCCACCCCCGCGACCGCTCAGGTCCCTCAGCACCGAGAACCTCGCCGATGGTTCCTACGAACGCCCCCTGGCAGCAAGGAAACCGCCCGGCTCGGCCCAGCACCGTAGTGGCACACCCAGCCCTCCCCGCGACCTGCCGGGCCTGACCCCCTCGCCGCCTCCCTTCACCGTGGCTTCCTACCGCAGCCAGTTCAAAGCCAGGTCCGAGGCCTGGCCAGAGAGCCCACCGCGGCGCTCGCCCACCGGCAaagcatggggcagggaggccGCCTCGCCAGAGAGGGGAGCCAGGCATGATGGTGGCAGCCCTGGCACATTGGTGCCGGGCCCTCGGAGCAGGGAGGCCAATTCACCGGACAGGGGAGCCTGGCACAGTGGAAGCACATTGGCTGTGGTGCCAGGGCCTCAAGGCACAGAGGCCGCCTCGCCAGAGACGGGAACTAGGGGTGATGGCAGTGCCATGGCGCCAGGACCGCGAGGCAGGGAAGCCGCCTCACCGGAGAGGGGAGCCAGGCCTGGTGGCGGTGCATTGGCGGTGGGGCCGGGCCTACAAGCCAGAGAAGCCGCTTCACTGGAGACAGGAGACAGGCCTGGTGGCAGTGCATTGGTGGTGGGGCCGGGCCTACAAGCCAGAGAAGCTGCCTCACCAGAGAGGGGAGCCAGGCTTGGTGGCAGTGCATTGGCGTTGGGGCTGGGCCTACAAGCCAGAGAAGCCACCTCACCGGAGAGGCGtgacggtggtggtggtggctcaGGTGCGGTGATACCGGGCCTGCTGGGCAGAGACGTCACCTCTCTGGACagaggtggcaggggggacaatGGAGACGCCTCAGCCTCAGGCCTGCCCGTCGACACCATATTGGATGCCGAGGCCCAGGCCAAAGCCGTGGCCAGCCTGCGCCTCCATTCGCGGAACTCCTTCGTGGTGGTGCCGCGCCGGGCggccgcctcccctcccccagaccccGGCGAGGCTCGGCAGGAAATCAGCACTTCTCCTCCAAAGGCTGCCGCTGCTCCGgcctccacttcctcctcctcctcccccagccgtGAGCAGCTTCCCCTCCCGGCCAGCGCCGAGGAGCCGGCCGAGGGGGAGGCCATGAGGCGCGGGGGCCGGGGGCCCCGGGAGCTGGGGGGCCCCTCCGCCCTGCCCCACCCGGCCGTGCAGCGCCGGAGCGGCAACACCATCACCATCAATCCCCGCAAGGCACCGGTGCCAGCCGTGGAGAACGGCGTCGAGGGCGAGGGGGGCCCCACGGCGCCCGAGAAGGCAGCCGGCGCCCCACTGAAGAAGCGCTACCCCACGGCGGAGGAGATCCAGGTGATTGGGGGCTACCTGTCCCTGTCGAAATCCTGCCTGGCCAAGAACGACCCCCACCGCAAAAAG